One genomic segment of Vibrio sp. SCSIO 43136 includes these proteins:
- a CDS encoding phosphate ABC transporter substrate-binding protein PstS family protein, with protein sequence MRKSLFLSLLLSVSCFAMGEEPLADYQPNQRVSGNLSSMGSDTFGSLVTLWAEAFSHINPAVNIQVQATGSSTAAPALTEGTAQLGPMSRAMRMREIEAFERRHGYKPTELKVAIDAIGIFVHKDNPIQGLNFQQIDSIFSATLRCGADSGVDTWQQLGIKQTWGKRRMVMFGRNSVSGTYGFFKQNALCNGDFKRNVNEQPGSASVVQSVASSVNSIGYSGVGFQVSDAKLLPIAKRGEHYVEATQANIISGKYPLSRYLYIYVNKHPIKPLSRLESEFLRFVFSKQGQEMVAREGYVPISSQLASQELAKVGLTP encoded by the coding sequence ATGCGAAAGAGCCTGTTTCTGTCATTGCTGTTATCTGTGAGTTGCTTTGCGATGGGCGAGGAGCCTTTGGCGGACTACCAACCTAATCAGCGCGTTTCTGGCAACTTGTCGTCGATGGGTTCTGACACTTTTGGTAGTTTGGTCACCTTGTGGGCAGAAGCGTTCTCGCATATTAACCCGGCGGTCAATATTCAGGTACAAGCCACGGGCTCTTCAACTGCTGCACCCGCACTGACCGAGGGTACTGCGCAATTGGGGCCAATGAGCCGTGCGATGCGTATGCGCGAAATTGAAGCTTTTGAGCGCCGTCATGGTTATAAGCCGACCGAGCTAAAAGTAGCTATCGATGCGATTGGGATTTTTGTGCATAAAGACAACCCAATCCAAGGGTTAAACTTCCAACAGATTGACAGCATATTCTCAGCAACATTGCGTTGCGGAGCCGATTCAGGTGTTGATACCTGGCAGCAACTGGGCATCAAGCAGACATGGGGTAAGCGCCGCATGGTGATGTTCGGCCGTAACTCGGTGTCTGGGACTTATGGTTTCTTTAAGCAAAATGCGTTGTGTAATGGAGATTTCAAGCGCAATGTGAATGAACAGCCAGGGTCTGCATCCGTGGTACAGTCGGTAGCTTCGTCAGTGAACTCAATTGGATACTCTGGTGTGGGTTTTCAGGTATCAGATGCGAAACTGCTGCCCATTGCTAAGCGCGGAGAGCACTATGTCGAAGCGACACAAGCCAATATCATTTCGGGCAAATACCCGCTGTCTCGCTACCTATATATTTACGTCAATAAACACCCGATCAAACCGCTAAGTCGGCTTGAATCGGAGTTTTTACGTTTTGTATTTTCAAAGCAAGGACAGGAGATGGTTGCAAGAGAAGGCTATGTGCCGATTTCAAGTCAGCTTGCGAGTCAAGAATTAGCAAAAGTAGGTCTTACCCCTTAG
- the ppx gene encoding exopolyphosphatase has product MESTHRDIAAIDLGSNSFHMVVAKVVGPDLQLVSRHKQRVRLASGLDKHGNLDHAAMQRGLDCLAMFAERLQGFEPESVRIAATHTLRQAQNAHLFVQRAQEVLPYPIEIISGLEEGRLIYVGVAHTQPESDKKLVIDIGGGSTEMIIGCGFEPKLVNSKQMGCVSFTNKYFVNGKLSERNFAKAELAAEQKLESLERSYRKAGWDAALGSSGTIKAIREVLIGLGYEDGLITLKRLRALIEELCQFKSIDDIELAGLAEERKPVFAAGVAILTAIVETLKIESLQFSAGALREGLLYEMEERFERSDIRMRTTENLAQKHHVDLNHASNIRVQAENFYKQLKDQNEIKASKELKSLLGWTALLHEVGLSISYQGFHRHSEYILRNTNMPGFNREQQEVLATVARFQRKALKLKEMPELTLFKSRHIIALIRILRLSILLNGQRSDESLPEITLNCVDKDHWQLSCKEDPQWLETNKLLQADLVTEQEYWDTADWTLSF; this is encoded by the coding sequence ATGGAATCTACTCATCGTGATATCGCAGCCATCGATCTAGGCTCGAACAGTTTTCACATGGTGGTGGCTAAAGTAGTAGGCCCCGACTTACAACTTGTCAGCCGACACAAACAGCGAGTCAGGCTAGCCTCCGGGCTAGATAAGCATGGAAATCTAGACCACGCTGCCATGCAGCGCGGCCTAGATTGTCTCGCCATGTTTGCTGAACGCCTGCAAGGTTTCGAGCCCGAAAGTGTTCGTATCGCAGCTACCCATACCTTAAGGCAAGCACAAAATGCCCACCTTTTCGTCCAACGTGCCCAAGAAGTTCTGCCTTATCCTATTGAGATAATCTCAGGGCTTGAGGAAGGGCGCCTTATTTATGTAGGCGTGGCTCATACGCAACCTGAGTCGGACAAAAAACTGGTGATCGATATTGGTGGTGGAAGTACTGAGATGATCATTGGCTGCGGCTTTGAGCCAAAGCTGGTCAATAGTAAGCAGATGGGCTGCGTCAGCTTCACCAATAAGTATTTCGTCAATGGCAAGCTTTCTGAACGCAATTTTGCCAAAGCAGAACTAGCCGCCGAGCAAAAACTGGAGTCACTGGAAAGAAGCTATCGTAAAGCGGGTTGGGATGCAGCTCTTGGCTCTTCAGGCACCATCAAAGCGATTAGAGAAGTACTGATAGGTCTTGGCTATGAAGATGGGCTGATCACTCTCAAACGATTAAGAGCGTTGATTGAAGAGCTGTGCCAATTTAAGTCCATTGATGATATTGAACTGGCAGGCTTAGCCGAAGAGAGAAAACCTGTTTTTGCCGCAGGTGTTGCAATCCTGACTGCTATTGTAGAAACCTTGAAAATTGAAAGCTTGCAGTTCTCTGCCGGCGCTTTACGAGAAGGGCTGCTGTATGAAATGGAAGAGCGTTTCGAGCGTTCTGACATTCGTATGCGTACGACAGAAAACTTAGCGCAAAAACATCATGTCGACCTAAACCACGCCAGCAATATTCGAGTTCAAGCTGAAAACTTCTACAAGCAACTCAAAGATCAAAACGAAATAAAGGCGAGTAAAGAGCTAAAATCCCTACTCGGCTGGACAGCATTGTTGCATGAAGTAGGTTTGAGCATCAGTTATCAGGGCTTTCACCGCCATTCAGAATATATTTTGCGTAACACCAACATGCCAGGGTTTAACCGCGAACAGCAAGAAGTGCTCGCCACTGTGGCCAGGTTTCAGCGTAAGGCGCTAAAACTTAAAGAGATGCCGGAGCTGACTCTGTTCAAGTCTCGTCATATTATTGCTCTGATCCGCATATTACGCTTATCAATATTGCTAAACGGTCAACGCAGTGACGAGAGCTTGCCAGAGATCACACTTAACTGTGTCGATAAAGATCACTGGCAATTGAGCTGTAAAGAAGACCCACAATGGCTTGAAACAAACAAGCTACTGCAAGCAGACTTGGTTACAGAGCAAGAGTATTGGGATACTGCTGACTGGACACTTAGCTTCTAA
- the ppk1 gene encoding polyphosphate kinase 1 — protein MSTDKLYVDKELSWLSFNERVLQEALDKHVPLIERIRFLGIFSNNLDEFYKVRFADVKRRILINQERGKDDGAKELLSKMQSKALKLNYAFEELYSELLLEMARRRIFLVNEHQLTEKQQKWIRKYFMQQVLPHTTPILFNDEKDVLQFLKDEYAYLSVEMKKGEDVTYALVEIPTDQLPRFVMVPEQKGQRKKTIILVDNIIRYCLDDIFRGFFDYDELNCYSMKMTRDAEYDLTNEVEHSLLEQMSEGLSQRLTAMPVRFVYEHDMPQPMLQFLCSKLKISDYDSLMPGGRYHNFKDFIGFPNVGREYLENKPLPPIRCADFEYYDNAFEAIKNRDILLYYPYHTFDHMAEFVRQASFDPKVLTIKINIYRVAKNSRLMNSLIDAVNNGKRVTVVVELQARFDEEANIEWSRILTDAGVRVIFGAPGLKIHSKLLMVARRGEDGDVERYVHIGTGNFHEKTARIYTDFALFTANPEIAAEVRSVFEYIENPYRPVKFNHLIVSPRNSRQRLYRLIDNEIVNAKAGKKAGITLKVNNLVDKGLISKLYGASTAGVKIRMIIRGMCTLVPGVEGVSDNISIISIVDRFLEHPRVLITENDGDPQVYISSADWMTRNIDNRIEVGAPILDPRLKQRIIDLVDVHFIDTVKARVIDAEMSNNYVKRGNRKKIRSQVEIYDIIKHIEKQERKKLQQGE, from the coding sequence ATGAGTACAGATAAGTTATACGTAGATAAAGAGCTCAGCTGGCTTTCCTTCAATGAACGTGTTTTACAAGAGGCGCTTGATAAGCACGTCCCCCTCATCGAACGCATTCGATTTCTTGGTATATTTTCCAATAACTTAGATGAATTTTACAAGGTTCGATTTGCCGATGTGAAGCGTCGAATCTTGATTAACCAAGAACGAGGGAAAGACGACGGGGCCAAAGAGCTGTTGAGTAAGATGCAGTCAAAAGCACTTAAGCTCAACTATGCGTTTGAAGAGCTCTATAGCGAACTTCTGTTAGAAATGGCTCGCCGCAGGATATTCTTGGTCAATGAGCACCAACTGACAGAAAAGCAGCAGAAGTGGATTCGTAAGTACTTCATGCAACAGGTACTTCCTCACACCACACCTATCCTATTCAACGATGAAAAAGACGTCCTGCAATTTCTCAAGGACGAATACGCTTACCTAAGTGTAGAAATGAAGAAAGGTGAAGATGTCACCTACGCCTTGGTCGAGATCCCAACGGATCAACTGCCGCGCTTTGTCATGGTGCCAGAGCAAAAAGGCCAACGAAAAAAAACCATTATCTTAGTCGATAACATCATTCGCTACTGTCTTGACGATATCTTCCGCGGCTTCTTTGACTACGATGAGCTTAACTGTTACTCAATGAAAATGACTCGCGATGCAGAGTACGACTTGACCAACGAGGTCGAGCATAGTTTGCTTGAGCAAATGTCAGAAGGTTTAAGCCAGCGGCTCACCGCCATGCCAGTGCGTTTTGTGTATGAACACGATATGCCACAACCTATGCTGCAATTTTTGTGCAGCAAACTCAAAATATCAGATTACGATAGCTTGATGCCGGGCGGACGATACCATAACTTCAAAGACTTCATCGGCTTCCCAAATGTCGGACGCGAATACTTGGAAAACAAACCACTACCGCCAATTCGTTGTGCTGACTTTGAGTATTATGACAACGCCTTTGAAGCGATAAAAAACCGTGACATATTGCTCTACTACCCATACCACACCTTTGATCATATGGCGGAATTTGTTCGTCAGGCCTCCTTTGATCCTAAAGTGTTGACCATCAAGATCAACATCTACCGAGTGGCAAAAAACTCGCGTCTGATGAATTCTCTCATCGATGCGGTGAACAACGGCAAACGTGTGACTGTGGTGGTTGAGCTACAGGCTCGTTTTGATGAAGAGGCGAATATAGAGTGGTCGCGTATTCTTACTGACGCAGGCGTGCGGGTTATCTTTGGCGCTCCAGGTCTAAAGATTCACTCTAAGCTATTGATGGTTGCACGCCGAGGTGAAGACGGTGACGTAGAGCGCTATGTGCACATTGGTACGGGTAACTTCCACGAGAAAACCGCACGTATCTATACCGACTTTGCCCTATTTACCGCCAATCCAGAAATTGCGGCGGAAGTACGCAGCGTATTTGAATATATCGAAAACCCATATCGTCCGGTCAAGTTCAATCATCTGATCGTCTCACCGCGTAATTCGCGTCAGCGCCTTTATCGCCTGATTGACAATGAAATTGTAAACGCCAAAGCCGGTAAAAAAGCGGGGATCACCCTGAAAGTAAACAACTTAGTCGATAAGGGACTGATCAGTAAGCTATATGGTGCGAGTACCGCTGGCGTGAAGATCCGTATGATCATCCGAGGTATGTGCACTCTGGTCCCTGGTGTTGAAGGGGTCAGTGACAATATCAGCATCATCAGTATCGTTGACCGATTTTTGGAGCACCCACGCGTGCTGATCACTGAAAATGACGGTGACCCTCAAGTATACATCTCGTCAGCTGACTGGATGACCCGAAATATCGATAACCGAATTGAGGTAGGAGCCCCTATCCTCGACCCTCGGCTTAAACAGAGAATCATCGATTTGGTCGACGTCCATTTCATCGACACAGTCAAAGCTCGAGTCATTGACGCCGAGATGTCTAACAACTATGTGAAACGTGGTAATCGCAAAAAAATTCGCTCTCAAGTAGAGATTTACGACATTATCAAGCATATTGAAAAGCAGGAACGTAAAAAACTACAACAAGGCGAGTGA
- a CDS encoding ABC transporter permease subunit, translating to MSHKAFLLQRKDKARRFKDGLARAMVTAGGVSVLAALGLIFLYLFVEVIPVFSSGSVKQTGEFHIELADTPAALRVDDYGRNVLAISESGSIDFVNLSSGQSKPVVRTFESSIAFAQMPLNKGWVAFADQSGKVSIVKPGFDVRFLPSGREVAPSVEHFNQGIPIALTESEIELDKFTFAIDERTSAIAGVDKSGYLHTWVDQESEVTRITWLDKLEQVQALRLTPNAEQLFVLVNDGLWVAQLVSGQYQVREFIDLAENPAVGIELLAGAQSLLISHKDGQVSQWFDVLKDGERKLTQIRQFDLDAQGALMLSDHFKKDFYLFRADGSLTNMHTTSHNQMTESKLFSAKPSVATVSSNEDILLTYMDGVVHRFSVDYPHPEISFRSLWRSVWYEGYPEPQYVWQSTSASDSFEEKFSIVPITFGTIKAALFAMVFAMPIAVLAAVYTAYFMSTPMRRVVKPAIEIMEALPTVIIGFLAGLWLAPIVETNLPSVLALVILLPLSTVLVGAVWFLIPAHLVKNVPNGWHSIILIPIILVVSWLTISLSADIEGWFFGGDIRVYLANIGIDFDQRNALVVGLAMGFAVIPTIFTIAEDAIYSVPKHLTDGSLALGATHWQTLTNVVLLTASPGIFSAVMMGLGRAVGETMIVLMATGNTPLMDWNIFEGMRSLSATIAIELPESEVASTHYRLLFLAALILFIFTFLVNSIAESVRQRLREKYSAL from the coding sequence ATGTCACATAAAGCATTTTTGCTACAGCGAAAAGATAAAGCACGTCGATTTAAAGACGGGCTCGCTCGTGCGATGGTGACGGCGGGTGGTGTCAGTGTGTTAGCTGCGTTAGGACTGATCTTCCTCTACCTTTTTGTTGAAGTTATTCCTGTCTTTTCATCGGGCTCAGTCAAACAAACTGGCGAGTTCCATATTGAATTGGCTGATACGCCAGCGGCGTTGCGTGTCGATGACTATGGGCGCAATGTGCTAGCCATTTCCGAATCTGGCTCAATTGACTTCGTTAATCTTTCAAGCGGCCAAAGCAAGCCTGTGGTGCGTACATTCGAATCGAGCATTGCTTTTGCCCAAATGCCATTGAATAAAGGTTGGGTGGCATTTGCCGATCAATCGGGCAAGGTCTCGATCGTTAAACCAGGCTTTGATGTTCGCTTTTTGCCAAGTGGCCGAGAAGTTGCGCCAAGTGTGGAACACTTCAATCAAGGCATACCGATTGCGCTTACCGAAAGTGAGATAGAGTTAGATAAATTTACCTTTGCCATTGATGAGCGCACCAGTGCAATCGCCGGTGTAGACAAGAGTGGTTACTTACATACATGGGTAGACCAAGAGTCTGAAGTAACACGCATCACTTGGTTAGATAAGCTAGAGCAGGTACAGGCATTACGGCTCACGCCAAATGCAGAGCAGCTGTTTGTGCTGGTTAATGATGGCTTGTGGGTAGCACAGCTGGTGAGTGGTCAATACCAGGTTCGAGAATTTATCGATCTAGCTGAGAACCCAGCGGTAGGGATTGAGCTACTGGCGGGAGCACAATCTTTATTGATATCCCACAAAGACGGACAAGTCAGCCAGTGGTTCGATGTATTGAAGGACGGCGAGCGTAAACTGACGCAAATTCGTCAGTTTGATCTGGATGCTCAAGGCGCTTTGATGCTTTCGGATCATTTTAAGAAGGACTTTTACCTATTTCGTGCCGATGGATCGCTAACGAATATGCATACCACCAGTCATAATCAAATGACTGAATCGAAGCTGTTTTCCGCCAAGCCAAGTGTGGCCACGGTATCGTCAAACGAAGACATTTTGTTGACCTACATGGACGGTGTCGTGCATCGATTTAGTGTTGACTATCCACATCCTGAGATCTCTTTTCGTTCGTTGTGGCGCTCAGTTTGGTACGAGGGGTATCCAGAGCCGCAATACGTTTGGCAATCGACGTCGGCCAGCGACTCTTTTGAAGAAAAATTCAGCATAGTGCCAATTACTTTTGGCACCATCAAAGCTGCTTTGTTTGCGATGGTATTTGCGATGCCAATCGCTGTGCTAGCAGCGGTATATACCGCATACTTCATGTCGACACCGATGCGAAGAGTGGTAAAGCCGGCTATTGAGATCATGGAAGCGCTGCCAACCGTCATCATTGGATTCCTCGCAGGCTTGTGGCTGGCGCCGATTGTTGAAACAAATTTACCTAGTGTGCTCGCCTTGGTTATTTTGCTGCCTCTCAGCACGGTTTTGGTGGGAGCGGTTTGGTTTTTGATCCCGGCACACTTGGTTAAAAATGTGCCCAATGGTTGGCATAGTATTATTCTCATCCCGATCATCCTTGTGGTGAGCTGGCTAACCATCAGTTTAAGCGCAGATATTGAAGGTTGGTTCTTCGGCGGCGATATTCGAGTTTATCTTGCGAATATTGGTATTGATTTTGACCAACGCAATGCTCTGGTGGTTGGGCTCGCAATGGGGTTTGCGGTGATCCCAACCATATTCACCATCGCAGAAGATGCTATCTATTCAGTCCCTAAACACCTTACCGATGGCTCGCTTGCCCTGGGGGCAACCCATTGGCAGACCTTGACTAACGTGGTGCTTCTCACTGCGAGCCCCGGCATATTCTCAGCGGTCATGATGGGGCTTGGCCGCGCCGTAGGTGAAACCATGATTGTACTGATGGCCACAGGTAACACACCTTTGATGGACTGGAATATTTTCGAAGGCATGCGTTCATTGTCGGCAACCATTGCCATTGAGTTGCCAGAGTCGGAAGTGGCGAGCACGCACTACCGATTACTGTTTTTGGCAGCGCTGATTTTATTTATCTTTACCTTCTTAGTGAACTCCATTGCGGAATCTGTTCGTCAGCGACTTCGGGAGAAATACAGTGCGTTGTAA
- the pstA gene encoding phosphate ABC transporter permease PstA gives MKQWLESGSPWIWLTSGAVSVSLISVLGVLLLIGWKGLTYFWPAPLYQWHDSEQKMLVGQLYQVDSIPVERLLQARPELSEQLQGHTNLDRLNIKVANRDQLGMDFISVLGIELSQPQTPQGWAVIQRAHNGDFFGKPIALLVDGKRITGNLVTELESALTEVDLLRERRESLVEDHIQRISREQSRINREIKRLKLNQGQASEPLIEQKTRLASNMKSAEAELKIIDDLLATNALLVTDMRDQEITIPLSEVFDVWFPNDMNIAQKVAHWFGQVWMFVSDDPRESNSEGGVFPAIFGTVFLVLLMSVVVTPLGVIAAIYLSEYAKDTAVTRMIRIAVINLAGVPSIVYGVFGLGFFVYTLGGSIDALFYSDSLPSPTFGTPGLLWSSLTLALLTLPVVIVSTEEGLQRIPSSLRHGSLALGATQFETWWRIVLPMASPAIITGLILAVARAAGEVAPLMLVGVVKLAPALPVDGEFPFIHLDRKFMHLGFHIYDVGFQSPNIEAARPLVYATSFLLVTVIVGLNLTAFTIRNRLREKYRTFGQE, from the coding sequence TTGAAACAGTGGTTGGAATCAGGCTCGCCTTGGATATGGCTCACCTCTGGTGCGGTGAGTGTCAGCTTGATCTCTGTACTTGGTGTATTGTTGTTGATTGGTTGGAAGGGCTTAACCTATTTTTGGCCCGCTCCTCTGTATCAGTGGCACGATAGCGAGCAAAAAATGCTGGTGGGTCAACTTTACCAAGTTGACTCGATTCCTGTGGAGCGCCTACTTCAAGCTCGACCAGAATTATCCGAGCAGCTGCAAGGGCATACCAATCTAGACCGTCTGAACATTAAAGTGGCGAATAGAGATCAGCTGGGAATGGATTTTATCTCGGTGTTGGGTATTGAGCTTAGCCAGCCACAAACACCCCAAGGATGGGCAGTGATTCAGCGAGCCCATAATGGCGACTTTTTCGGCAAGCCAATCGCTCTGCTTGTTGATGGTAAACGCATCACAGGCAACTTAGTTACCGAGCTTGAATCGGCGCTTACAGAAGTGGATCTGCTTCGAGAACGTCGAGAGTCCTTGGTTGAAGATCATATTCAGCGCATTAGCCGAGAGCAATCTCGTATCAATCGGGAGATCAAAAGGCTAAAGCTAAATCAAGGCCAAGCATCCGAGCCACTGATCGAGCAGAAAACTCGTTTGGCGAGCAATATGAAGTCTGCCGAAGCAGAGCTGAAAATCATTGACGATTTGTTGGCAACCAACGCTTTGCTGGTGACGGACATGCGTGACCAAGAGATCACAATTCCACTGAGTGAAGTATTTGATGTTTGGTTTCCAAATGACATGAACATTGCGCAAAAAGTGGCGCACTGGTTTGGTCAAGTTTGGATGTTTGTCAGTGACGATCCTCGGGAAAGTAACTCAGAGGGTGGGGTATTCCCTGCCATTTTTGGTACGGTATTTTTGGTGTTGTTGATGTCTGTGGTGGTGACACCTCTGGGCGTGATTGCAGCGATCTACTTGAGTGAGTACGCCAAGGACACAGCCGTGACCAGAATGATCCGTATTGCGGTGATCAACCTTGCAGGTGTCCCTTCAATTGTTTACGGTGTTTTTGGTTTGGGCTTTTTTGTTTATACCTTAGGTGGCTCTATCGATGCGCTGTTTTATTCTGACTCTCTGCCTTCACCAACCTTTGGCACACCGGGGTTACTTTGGTCTTCTTTGACCTTAGCACTGCTGACATTGCCAGTTGTGATTGTATCGACAGAAGAGGGCTTGCAACGCATCCCATCCTCGCTTCGTCACGGTTCACTGGCACTGGGTGCCACGCAATTTGAAACTTGGTGGCGCATAGTTTTACCTATGGCGAGCCCAGCTATAATTACAGGGTTGATCCTCGCTGTAGCGCGTGCTGCTGGCGAGGTTGCTCCCTTGATGCTGGTGGGGGTAGTGAAGCTTGCCCCTGCATTGCCCGTGGATGGAGAGTTTCCATTTATCCACTTAGATCGTAAATTTATGCATTTGGGTTTTCATATTTATGATGTCGGCTTTCAATCACCGAACATCGAAGCCGCTAGACCCTTGGTATATGCAACGTCATTTTTATTGGTGACGGTTATCGTCGGCCTGAACCTAACCGCTTTTACGATTCGAAATCGTCTTCGTGAAAAGTATCGAACCTTTGGACAGGAGTAA
- the pstB gene encoding phosphate ABC transporter ATP-binding protein PstB: protein MFPLNPTLGFEQPLDVNNLSDEDTAIDIQGLNLNYQSSQALFDISMRIPKGQVTAFIGPSGCGKSTLLRCINRMNDLVEGCSIDGEIKIHGQNIYAPKVDVPTLRRRVGMVFQRPNPFPKSVYENVVYGLRLQGVKNSRTLDDSVERALRAAALWDEVKDRLHENAFGLSGGQQQRLVIARAIAIEPEVLLLDEPTSALDPISTLTIEELINDLKTKYTVVIVTHNMQQAARVSDHTAFIHLGRLIEYGDTDSIFTSPMKKQTEDYITGRYG, encoded by the coding sequence ATGTTCCCACTCAATCCAACATTAGGCTTTGAGCAGCCGTTAGACGTCAACAACCTCAGTGACGAGGATACGGCGATTGATATTCAGGGGTTGAATCTTAATTATCAGTCTAGTCAGGCGTTGTTTGATATCTCGATGCGGATTCCTAAGGGGCAGGTAACAGCATTTATCGGTCCATCAGGGTGTGGTAAATCCACCTTACTGCGCTGTATTAATCGTATGAACGATTTGGTTGAAGGCTGCAGTATTGACGGTGAAATTAAGATCCATGGCCAAAACATTTACGCACCAAAGGTGGACGTGCCAACACTACGCCGCCGTGTTGGTATGGTGTTTCAGCGCCCCAACCCGTTTCCTAAATCTGTCTACGAAAATGTTGTGTATGGCCTTCGTTTGCAGGGGGTGAAAAACAGTCGCACACTCGATGACTCTGTTGAAAGGGCATTACGTGCGGCTGCCTTGTGGGATGAGGTCAAAGATAGATTGCATGAAAATGCGTTTGGTTTGTCGGGCGGTCAGCAGCAGCGTTTGGTGATTGCTAGGGCGATTGCGATTGAGCCGGAAGTTTTGCTGCTTGATGAGCCAACCTCGGCGCTTGACCCTATCTCGACCTTGACCATCGAAGAGCTGATTAACGATCTCAAGACCAAATATACGGTAGTCATCGTTACTCATAACATGCAACAAGCCGCTCGAGTTAGTGATCATACGGCATTTATTCATCTAGGAAGATTGATAGAATATGGCGATACTGACTCAATTTTTACATCGCCAATGAAAAAACAGACCGAAGACTACATCACAGGTCGTTACGGTTAA
- the phoU gene encoding phosphate signaling complex protein PhoU — protein sequence MQFGRHISGQFNVELESIRTHVLTMGGLVEQQLSFAMQALNKQDLDLAKKVVTDDHKVNSMEVAIDEACTRIIAKRQPTAKDLRLIMAIIKTITDLERIGDVATRIARVAIESDSVKDRAWQVSLEPLSRQAIHMLHQVLDAFARMDVDAAAEVYKQDDKLDAEYEAVIRQLMTYMMEDPRCIPNVLQVMWSARAIERVGDRCQNICEYIIYFVKGRDVRHLSSEQDIDDIIKS from the coding sequence ATGCAGTTTGGTCGCCACATCTCAGGTCAGTTTAACGTAGAGCTAGAATCTATCCGTACCCATGTATTAACCATGGGCGGTTTGGTTGAGCAGCAACTCTCTTTTGCCATGCAAGCGTTAAATAAACAGGATCTGGATCTGGCTAAAAAAGTGGTAACAGACGACCATAAGGTTAACTCGATGGAAGTGGCTATCGACGAAGCTTGTACACGTATTATTGCTAAACGTCAGCCGACGGCCAAAGATTTACGCTTGATCATGGCGATTATTAAAACCATTACTGACTTAGAACGTATCGGTGATGTCGCTACCCGCATTGCACGAGTTGCGATTGAGTCAGATTCGGTCAAAGACCGTGCTTGGCAAGTATCACTTGAGCCTTTGAGTCGACAAGCTATCCACATGTTGCATCAAGTGCTTGATGCCTTTGCGCGCATGGATGTCGATGCAGCGGCAGAAGTGTATAAGCAAGACGATAAGTTAGACGCTGAGTATGAAGCGGTGATCAGGCAGCTGATGACTTATATGATGGAAGACCCGCGCTGCATTCCAAACGTGTTGCAGGTGATGTGGTCAGCACGAGCGATAGAGCGAGTGGGAGACCGTTGCCAAAACATTTGTGAGTACATCATTTACTTTGTTAAAGGACGAGATGTTCGCCACCTAAGCAGCGAACAAGATATTGACGATATCATTAAATCTTAA
- the ppk2 gene encoding polyphosphate kinase 2 gives MAKKLNKQLYEAELKKLQIELVKLQEWVKQEGLKVVVIFEGRDAAGKGGVIKRITEKLNPRVCRISALAAPTEREKSQWYFQRYVAHLPAAGEIVLFDRSWYNRAGVEKVMGFCSEEEYEEFLRSCPEFERMLIRSGTILLKYWFSVSDEEQEKRFLERVNTPIKRWKFSPMDLESRNRWAEYSKAKDKMFAYTDTKLSPWWVVPSDDKRSARLNCISHLLSQVDYQEVEHPEISLPEINKEGYVRAPLEEQSFVPNLFDPTHKIDDEDD, from the coding sequence ATGGCAAAGAAACTCAATAAGCAGCTCTATGAAGCGGAGCTCAAAAAACTTCAAATCGAACTGGTCAAGCTTCAAGAGTGGGTCAAGCAAGAAGGCTTAAAAGTTGTGGTGATTTTTGAGGGCCGAGACGCAGCAGGCAAAGGAGGTGTCATCAAGCGCATCACTGAAAAGCTCAACCCTCGTGTTTGCCGCATCAGTGCACTGGCCGCCCCTACCGAGCGAGAAAAGTCCCAGTGGTATTTCCAACGCTATGTTGCACACCTGCCAGCCGCAGGAGAAATTGTGCTTTTCGATCGCAGTTGGTACAACCGTGCTGGCGTTGAGAAGGTGATGGGATTTTGTAGTGAGGAGGAGTATGAAGAATTCCTACGCTCTTGCCCTGAATTTGAACGCATGCTGATCCGCTCGGGTACCATTTTGCTCAAATACTGGTTCTCGGTGTCTGATGAAGAGCAAGAAAAGCGTTTCCTAGAGCGGGTTAATACGCCTATAAAGCGCTGGAAGTTCAGCCCAATGGATCTTGAGTCTCGTAATCGCTGGGCTGAGTATTCTAAAGCAAAAGATAAAATGTTTGCCTACACAGATACCAAGCTATCGCCTTGGTGGGTTGTGCCATCAGATGATAAACGCAGCGCAAGACTCAACTGCATCTCACACCTTTTAAGCCAAGTAGACTATCAAGAAGTGGAGCACCCTGAGATTAGTTTGCCGGAAATCAATAAAGAAGGGTATGTGAGAGCGCCGCTTGAAGAGCAATCTTTTGTGCCGAATCTGTTCGACCCGACACACAAAATCGATGACGAAGACGATTAA